The Brassica napus cultivar Da-Ae chromosome C7, Da-Ae, whole genome shotgun sequence genome has a segment encoding these proteins:
- the LOC106395760 gene encoding 60S acidic ribosomal protein P2-5-like, protein MKVIAAFLLAKLAGDENPNKGDLKNIFDSVGAEFDETKTDLFFSLVKDHDVTELIAAGREKMGALSSGGGAVAMVAGAGGDAPSAAEPATESKKVEEEKEESDDGEGMMSLFD, encoded by the coding sequence ATGAAGGTTATCGCTGCTTTTCTCCTCGCGAAACTCGCCGGGGACGAGAACCCAAACAAAGGTGATCTGAAGAACATCTTCGATTCCGTTGGAGCTGAGTTCGACGAGACGAAGACGgatctcttcttttctctgGTGAAGGATCACGACGTGACGGAGCTGATCGCGGCTGGGAGGGAGAAGATGGGGGCTCTATCTTCCGGTGGTGGAGCTGTTGCTATGGTGGCTGGAGCAGGAGGCGACGCTCCTTCCGCGGCTGAGCCAGCGACGGAATCTAAGAAGGTtgaggaagagaaagaggagTCGGATGATGGTGAAGGCATGATGAGTCTCTTTGATTGA
- the LOC106395208 gene encoding CLAVATA3/ESR (CLE)-related protein 25 has product MGGNGIRAVLSLSIIVFLLVGNLASSATSVPSTETVKNLRFSGEDANLYHESKRKVPNGPDPIHNRKARTSRLPPRV; this is encoded by the exons ATGGGTGGAAATGGGATTAGAGCTGTTTTGTCTCTCAGTATTATTGTGTTTCTTCTTGTCGGTAATTTAGCAAGCTCAGCAACAAGTGTTCCATCAACAGAAACGGTCAAGAATTTGCGGTTTAGTGGTGAGGATGCGAATCTGTATCATGAGAGCAAGCGAAAAGTTCCAAATGGACCTGATCCTATCCACAACAG GAAAGCAAGAACTTCAAGACTGCCACCAAGAGTTTGA
- the LOC106391424 gene encoding putative rRNA methyltransferase YlbH isoform X1, which produces MAVVVLSSPIVSPLGINIDMSKNLGSFHKVQLFSVSTPLRSRKPVVTVASSRKNIGAGLASEDKKLLLERYGYDANEFASQSKKSRRKEEERSGRNSQKEEEVVAVQPRTTHRLLQVLAGTAKRKKLLSLKGMDVRPMMEVVKGAAFGILQAAGGCPTSLRPGRWLDLYSGTGSVGIEAISRGCSEAHFVEMDPWVVSNVLQPNLEHTGFVEASVIHTARVENFLERADKLVGKDGAFDYISVTPPYMEVDYEVLMDQVSKSPAIGENTFIVVEYPSRTTMLDSCGCLEKMTDRRFGRTHLAIYGPKWAQKPRKS; this is translated from the exons ATGGCGGTCGTAGTGTTATCTTCTCCCATAGTCTCTCCACTTGGAATCAACATTGACATGAGTAAGAATCTGGGTTCTTTCCACAAAGTTCAACTCTTCAGTGTTTCTACTCCACTGCGTTCTCGGAAACCCGTCGTCACCGTCGCCTCGAGCCGTAAAA ATATAGGAGCTGGTTTGGCAAGCGAGGATAAGAAGCTGTTGCTGGAACGATATGGTTATGATGCTAATGAGTTTGCCTCTCAATCTAAG AAGTCTagaagaaaagaagaggaaaggagTGGAAGGAACAGTCAAAAGGAGGAAGAGGTTGTTGCTGTACAGCCGAGAACAACTCATAGGTTACTTCAG GTTCTTGCAGGAACGGCCAAACGAAAGAAGTTGCTTTCTCTCAAGGGGATGGATGTTAGACCTATGATGGAAGTTGTCAAAGGTGCAGCTTTTGGCATTCTCCAG GCTGCTGGTGGTTGTCCAACGTCTCTACGTCCTGGGAGGTGGTTGGATTTGTACAGCGGTACAGGATCCGTTGGCATCGAAGCAATCAGCAGAGGATGTTCTGag GCACACTTTGTTGAGATGGATCCTTGGGTTGTTTCAAATGTTCTGCAGCCGAACTTGGAACACACTGGGTTTGTTGAAGCTTCGGTTATACACACTGCTCGTGTCGAAAACTTCTTGGAACGTGCAGATAAATTAGTAG GTAAGGATGGAGCATTTGATTATATCAGCGTTACACCACCGTACATGGAGGTTGATTATGAGGTTCTGATGGATCAGGTTTCTAAGTCGCCAGCAATTGGCGAGAATACGTTTATT GTGGTTGAGTACCCTTCACGAACCACAATGCTTGATTCATGCGGATGCCTTGAAAAG ATGACTGATCGAAGGTTTGGCCGGACACATCTGGCTATATATGGACCAAAATGGGCTCAAAAGCCAAGAAAATCTTGA
- the LOC106391424 gene encoding putative rRNA methyltransferase YlbH isoform X2, which translates to MAVVVLSSPIVSPLGINIDMSKNLGSFHKVQLFSVSTPLRSRKPVVTVASSRKNIGAGLASEDKKLLLERYGYDANEFASQSKSRRKEEERSGRNSQKEEEVVAVQPRTTHRLLQVLAGTAKRKKLLSLKGMDVRPMMEVVKGAAFGILQAAGGCPTSLRPGRWLDLYSGTGSVGIEAISRGCSEAHFVEMDPWVVSNVLQPNLEHTGFVEASVIHTARVENFLERADKLVGKDGAFDYISVTPPYMEVDYEVLMDQVSKSPAIGENTFIVVEYPSRTTMLDSCGCLEKMTDRRFGRTHLAIYGPKWAQKPRKS; encoded by the exons ATGGCGGTCGTAGTGTTATCTTCTCCCATAGTCTCTCCACTTGGAATCAACATTGACATGAGTAAGAATCTGGGTTCTTTCCACAAAGTTCAACTCTTCAGTGTTTCTACTCCACTGCGTTCTCGGAAACCCGTCGTCACCGTCGCCTCGAGCCGTAAAA ATATAGGAGCTGGTTTGGCAAGCGAGGATAAGAAGCTGTTGCTGGAACGATATGGTTATGATGCTAATGAGTTTGCCTCTCAATCTAAG TCTagaagaaaagaagaggaaaggagTGGAAGGAACAGTCAAAAGGAGGAAGAGGTTGTTGCTGTACAGCCGAGAACAACTCATAGGTTACTTCAG GTTCTTGCAGGAACGGCCAAACGAAAGAAGTTGCTTTCTCTCAAGGGGATGGATGTTAGACCTATGATGGAAGTTGTCAAAGGTGCAGCTTTTGGCATTCTCCAG GCTGCTGGTGGTTGTCCAACGTCTCTACGTCCTGGGAGGTGGTTGGATTTGTACAGCGGTACAGGATCCGTTGGCATCGAAGCAATCAGCAGAGGATGTTCTGag GCACACTTTGTTGAGATGGATCCTTGGGTTGTTTCAAATGTTCTGCAGCCGAACTTGGAACACACTGGGTTTGTTGAAGCTTCGGTTATACACACTGCTCGTGTCGAAAACTTCTTGGAACGTGCAGATAAATTAGTAG GTAAGGATGGAGCATTTGATTATATCAGCGTTACACCACCGTACATGGAGGTTGATTATGAGGTTCTGATGGATCAGGTTTCTAAGTCGCCAGCAATTGGCGAGAATACGTTTATT GTGGTTGAGTACCCTTCACGAACCACAATGCTTGATTCATGCGGATGCCTTGAAAAG ATGACTGATCGAAGGTTTGGCCGGACACATCTGGCTATATATGGACCAAAATGGGCTCAAAAGCCAAGAAAATCTTGA
- the LOC106391422 gene encoding probable prolyl 4-hydroxylase 7, translating to MDSRNFLAFSLSLILIFPQISSASIRFISRWSSSKREGTVIKQKTSASSLVIDPTRVTQLSWTPRVFLYKGLLTDEECDHFINLAKGKLEKSMVADNDSGKSVESEVRTSSGMFLSKRQDDIVANVEAKLAAWTFLPEENGESMQILHYENGQKYEPHFDFFHDQVNQQLGGHRIATVLMYLSNVKKGGETVFPMWKGATAQPKDDSWTQCAKQGYAVKPMKGDALLFFNLHPNATTDPSSLHGSCPVVEGEKWSATRWIHVKSFERPVSRTTGCVDENESCEKWAKAGECKKNPAYMVGSETDQGYCRKSCKACSS from the exons ATGGATTCTCGAAATTTCCTCGCGTTTTCGCTAAGTCTTATCCTGATTTTCCCTCAAATTTCCTCTGCTTCCATCAGATTCATCTCTCGATGGAGTAGTAGTAAAAG AGAAGGGACAGTGATTAAGCAGAAGACGAGTGCTTCGTCTCTAGTTATTGATCCAACTCGTGTCACTCAGCTCTCTTGGACTCCtag GGTGTTTTTGTACAAGGGACTTTTAACAGATGAGGAATGTGATCATTTCATCAATTTG GCGAAAGGGAAGCTTGAGAAGTCAATGGTTGCGGATAATGATTCAGGTAAGAGCGTGGAGAGTGAAGTGCGCACAAGCTCTGGAATGTTTCTTTCCAAAAGACAG GATGATATAGTGGCTAATGTCGAGGCTAAACTTGCTGCGTGGACTTTTCTTCCCGAGG AAAATGGAGAATCAATGCAAATACTGCACTACGAGAACGGTCAAAAATATGAACCGCATTTTGACTTCTTTCACGACCAAGTAAACCAACAGCTTGGTGGTCATCGGATCGCCACTGTATTGATGTACTTGTCCAACGTCAAAAAGGGTGGAGAAACAGTCTTTCCCATGTGGAAG GGAGCAACAGCTCAACCCAAAGACGATAGCTGGACCCAATGTGCCAAACAAGGTTATGCAG TGAAACCGATGAAAGGGGATGCATTGCTATTCTTCAATCTTCATCCAAATGCAACAACAGATCCGAGCAGCTTACATGGAAGCTGTCCAGTGGTTGAGGGAGAGAAATGGTCAGCAACCAGATGGATTCATGTGAAGTCGTTCGAAAGGCCCGTTTCCAGGACAACTGGGTGTGTGGATGAGAACGAGAGCTGCGAGAAATGGGCAAAGGCAGGGGAATGTAAGAAGAATCCAGCCTACATGGTGGGTTCAGAAACAGACCAGGGATATTGCAGAAAGAGCTGCAAAGCTTGCTCATCTTAA
- the LOC106395254 gene encoding transcription factor MYB35-like, giving the protein MRSSPFISLSLWTSLRAFALHHSISIKPFLWHFPTASSPSLLSLNNPQKMGRPPCCDKSNVKKGLWTAEEDAKILAYVAIHGVGNWSLIPKKAGLNRCGKSCRLRWTNYLRPDLKHDSFSPQEEELIIQCHRIIGSRWSSIARKLPGRTDNDVKNHWNTKLKKRLVKMGIDPVTHKPVSQVLTEFRNISGHGNSSEPFFVRNFKTEPSNNSILTQSNSAWEMMRNATSHESYHNSPMIFTHPTSSEFHFSNHSNFPLNGATSSCSSSSSSASITQPNQGAQAFCWSDYLLSDPVLPLSSQTQVVGSAATSNLTLNQNENFNSHSASSFVDEILDKDQEMLSQFPQLLNDFDY; this is encoded by the exons ATGAGATCCTCACcttttatttctctctctctctggacAAGTCTCAGAGCTTTTGCATTGCATCATTCTATTTCCATAAAGCCCTTCTTGTGGCACTTCCCTACagcatcttctccttctctccTGTCTCTGAATAACCCACAAAAAATGGGAAGGCCTCCATGTTGTGACAAATCAAATGTCAAGAAAGGTCTCTGGACTGCAGAAGAAGACGCTAAGATCCTCGCTTATGTTGCAATCCATGGTGTAGGAAACTGGAGTTTGATCCCCAAGAAAGCAG GTCTGAATCGATGTGGAAAGAGCTGTAGATTGAGATGGACTAATTACTTAAGACCTGACCTTAAACATGACAGCTTCTCTCCCCAAGAAGAAGAGCTTATCATTCAGTGTCACAGAATCATTGGCAGCAG GTGGTCTTCGATTGCGCGAAAGCTTCCAGGAAGAACAGACAACGATGTGAAAAACCATTGGAACACGAAGCTGAAGAAGAGGCTGGTGAAAATGGGGATAGATCCTGTGACTCATAAACCTGTTTCTCAGGTCCTTACCGAGTTCAGAAACATTAGTGGCCATGGAAACTCATCCGAACCTTTTTTTGTCAGAAACTTCAAAACAGAACCATCTAACAACTCTATACTCACACAATCCAACTCAGCTTGGGAAATGATGAGGAACGCAACAAGCCATGAGAGCTATCACAACTCTCCAATGATCTTTACTCATCCCACTTCATCTGAATTCCATTTCTCTAACCATTCAAACTTTCCACTCAATGGAGCCACATCTTCATgttcttcctcgtcgtcttcTGCTAGTATCACGCAGCCAAACCAAGGGGCTCAAGCATTCTGCTGGAGTGATTACCTTCTCTCGGATCCGGTTTTACCACTGAGTTCTCAGACACAAGTAGTGGGATCCGCAGCTACTAGCAACCTCACTTTAAACCAGAACGAAAACTTCAACAGCCATTCCGCGAGCTCATTTGTGGATGAAATATTGGATAAGGACCAAGAAATGCTGTCACAGTTTCCTCAACTCTTGAATGATTTCGATTATTAG
- the LOC106394691 gene encoding inactive LRR receptor-like serine/threonine-protein kinase BIR2, protein MGTASDRLKLFSFLPTKFPGRSSQTPKLLPFFIIFLLCYSPALAADEDDIRCLRGIHASLADPHGVLKSWNFANTTVGFLCNFVGVSCWNNQENRVLNLELRDMSLSGQIPDSLRFCGSLQKLDLSNNRLSGTIPRRLCSWLPFLVSLDLSNTQLNGEIPPELAECRFVNSLVLSDNRLSGQIPVQLSSLGRLVTFSVSNNDLTGRIPSFFTSPSYSTDDFNGNKVRFSGFYKKNLAIIIAAGVFGAAASILLAFVVYLKRRRTTSSLTEGGLAQRLRIHKLVQVSLFQKPLVKVKLGDLMSATNHFSSENIIVTTRTGTTYKAVFLDGSALAVKHLSAKCKLEEMEFRYEMNRLWELRHPNLAPLLGFCAVEEERFLVYKYMSKGTLKSLLEEEDVELDWSTRFRIGLGAARGLAWLHHGCRPPILHQNICSSVILVDEDFDARIVDSGLARLMVRSDNNDGCFMTGDLGEFGYVASEYFTTMVASLKGDVYGLGVVLLELATGVKALGGEGFKGSLVDWVKQLESSGRMADAFDEGIRGKGHDEEILKFVEVACHCVAPRPKERWTMFQAYRSLKAMAEKQGYSFTEQDDDFPLIFDTQEN, encoded by the exons ATCATCTCAAACCCCAAAGCTGCTTcctttcttcatcatcttcctcctctGCTACTCCCCTGCTCTAGCAGCCGACGAAGACGACATAAGATGCTTACGAGGAATCCACGCCTCCCTCGCCGACCCTCACGGCGTTCTCAAATCATGGAACTTCGCGAACACCACTGTCGGATTCCTCTGCAACTTCGTCGGCGTCTCTTGCTGGAACAACCAAGAAAACAGAGTCCTCAACCTCGAGCTCAGAGACATGTCTCTCTCCGGTCAAATCCCCGACTCTCTCCGGTTTTGCGGGAGCTTACAGAAGCTCGATCTCTCCAACAACCGATTATCCGGCACCATCCCTCGCCGCCTCTGCTCTTGGCTACCGTTCTTGGTCTCTCTTGACTTGTCTAACACTCAATTAAACGGCGAGATTCCTCCCGAGTTAGCGGAGTGTAGGTTTGTTAACTCTTTGGTTCTCTCTGATAACCGGTTATCCGGTCAAATCCCGGTTCAGTTATCCTCTCTAGGGAGATTAGTGACCTTCTCTGTTTCCAACAACGATCTAACAGGTCGCATTCCTTCTTTCTTTACCTCACCGAGTTACTCCACTGATGATTTCAACGGGAACAAAG tccggttttccggcttctacaaAAAGAATCTCGCGATTATAATCGCAGCTGGTGTGTTCGGTGCTGCTGCATCGATCTTGTTAGCCTTTGTTGTTTATTTGAAGCGGCGGAGGACAACAAGCAGTTTAACAGAAGGAGGATTGGCGCAGAGGCTTAGAATCCATAAGCTTGTTCAGGTCTCTTTGTTTCAGAAGCCTTTGGTTAAGGTCAAGCTCGGGGACTTGATGTCTGCCACTAATCACTTCAGCTCTGAGAATATTATCGTTACGACTAGGACGGGGACGACGTACAAGGCGGTTTTCCTGGATGGCTCGGCGCTCGCGGTGAAGCATCTGAGCGCCAAGTGTAAGCTCGAGGAGATGGAGTTTCGTTACGAGATGAATCGGCTGTGGGAGCTGCGTCACCCTAACTTAGCGCCGCTTCTTGGCTTCTGCGCTGTGGAGGAAGAGAGGTTTCTTGTTTACAAGTACATGTCTAAGGGGACGCTGAAGAGTTTGCTGGAGGAAGAGGATGTTGAGTTGGATTGGTCTACTCGGTTTAGGATCGGTTTAGGTGCTGCGAGGGGTTTGGCTTGGCTTCACCATGGATGCCGCCCTCCTATACTTCACCAGAACATTTGTTCGAGTGTGATTCTCGTTGACGAAGATTTCGACGCGAGGATAGTAGATTCAGGGCTTGCTAGGCTTATGGTTCGTTCGGACAACAACGATGGGTGTTTCATGACTGGTGATTTAGGTGAGTTTGGTTACGTAGCTTCTGAGTATTTTACCACGATGGTAGCTTCATTAAAAGGCGATGTGTATGGACTCGGTGTTGTCCTCTTGGAGTTGGCTACAGGGGTAAAGGCTCTTGGAGGGGAAGGCTTCAAAGGGAGTTTGGTTGATTGGGTGAAACAGCTTGAAAGCTCGGGGAGAATGGCTGATGCGTTCGATGAAGGCATTAGAGGGAAAGGGCATGATGAAGAGATCTTGAAGTTTGTTGAGGTTGCTTGTCATTGTGTGGCTCCAAGGCCTAAAGAGAGATGGACTATGTTTCAAGCGTATCGGTCATTGAAAGCTATGGCTGAGAAACAAGGTTACTCGTTCACAGAACAAGATGATGACTTCCCTTTGATTTTTGACACCCAAGAGAACTGA